A region from the Papaver somniferum cultivar HN1 unplaced genomic scaffold, ASM357369v1 unplaced-scaffold_125, whole genome shotgun sequence genome encodes:
- the LOC113331251 gene encoding hypersensitive-induced response protein 1-like, translating to MGQALCCVQVDQSTVAIKETFGKFDEILQPGCHFLPWCLGSQISGYLSLRVQQLDVRCETKTKDNVFVTVVASIQYRALADSASDAFYKLSNTREQIQAYVFDVIRASVPKLELDATFEQKNDIARAVEEELAKAMSNYGYEIVQTLIVDIEPDVHVKRAMNEINAAARMRLAANEKAEAEKILQIKRAEGEAESKYLSGLGIARQRQAIVDGLRDSVLAFSANVSGTTPKDVMDMVLVTQYFDTMKEIGASSKSSAVFIPHGPGAVRDVASQIRDGLLQGSSSLI from the exons ATGGGGCAAGCACTATGCTGTGTTCAAGTGGATCAGTCAACTGTAGCCATTAAAGAAACATTTGGGAAATTTGATGAGATTTTGCAACCTGGATGTCATTTCTTGCCATGGTGTCTCGGAAGTCAAATTTCTGGTTATCTTTCATTGCGTGTTCAGCAACTTGATGTTCGTTGTGAAACTAAAACTAAG GACAATGTTTTTGTGACTGTTGTTGCATCCATTCAGTACCGTGCCTTGGCTGATAGTGCATCTGATGCTTTTTATAAGCTCAGCAACACCAGGGAACAGATCCAAGCGTATGTTTTTGATG TTATCCGGGCAAGCGTGCCGAAGTTGGAATTGGATGCAACCTTTGAGCAGAAAAATGACATAGCACGAGCTGTTGAAGAAGAGCTTGCAAAG GCCATGTCAAATTATGGTTATGAGATAGTTCAGACTCTTATTGTGGATATTGAGCCAGATGTGCATGTGAAGAGGGCAATGAACGAGATAAATGCAG CTGCTAGAATGAGGTTGGCAGCAAATGAAAAGGCTGAAGCAGAGAAGATTTTACAGATCAAGCGAGCCGAAGGAGAGGCAGAATCGAAGTACTTATCTGGTTTAGGTATAGCTCGACAACGCCAGGCCATTGTGGATGGATTGAGAGACAGCGTACTTGCTTTCTCTGCGAATGTCTCTGGTACGACTCCCAAGGATGTAATGGACATGGTTCTGGTTACACAGTATTTTGACACAATGAAGGAGATTGGGGCATCATCAAAATCCTCAGCTGTTTTCATTCCACATGGACCTGGCGCCGTGAGGGATGTTGCCTCTCAGATCAGGGATGGACTCTTGCAAGGTAGCTCCAGCCTGATCTAG